The Mycobacterium seoulense genomic interval GCCGCATCCTGTTTTCCAACGCCGCGTTCGCCGAGATGATGGGTTATGAGCCGGAGGAGGTGTTGTCGCTCCGGTTCCACCAGATCTTCCATCAGGCGCCTGCCTCGGAATCGTTGTTATCGGTCGTTCATTCGCTGGCGAACATGGTCGTCGAACTGGCGCACAAGGACGGCACCGTGGTGCGCGCCCTCATGAGCAAGTCGGCGGCGATGCGAGCCGACGACCAGTTCGTCCTCGCGGCTTTCCAGGACCTGACCGAGCAGTTGTGGGAGGAAGACCGCTAGCCGCAGCCGGTCGGGTGACAACGCTCGCCCCGGCGGCGACGCGGCGCCGAACCGAGCGCGGGCGGCAAGGCGGCGACCGCGGCCCTTCCGGGCGACGAAGCGCCAAAAGCTAACGGCGACGCCATGATTCGCGTCTGGTGCGCCACACGATCACGCCCACGCCGACGATGGCCACCGCGACCCAGCCCGCGCCGAACCACCACAGCCAGCCCAGATCCGAGTGGCTCTGCGATCCCGCGGGCGGACCGGCCCCGGGCGAGTGCTCGACGGTCACCGGGTCCCGCCCTCCCGGCGCGGACACCATCGCGACGCCTTTGAGCCGTTGCCAGCGCTTGTTGTCGCTACCCAGCCATCGGAGCAGCTCGTCGAGCTGCGCGGGCGCGCCGTTGGATGTCGCCACCAACAGCGACCGGCCCTTGTTGAAAACCGTTTGGAGAGA includes:
- a CDS encoding PAS domain-containing protein — protein: MTALKQLPALVVLERIPIPVLAIENDGRILFSNAAFAEMMGYEPEEVLSLRFHQIFHQAPASESLLSVVHSLANMVVELAHKDGTVVRALMSKSAAMRADDQFVLAAFQDLTEQLWEEDR